The Yersinia intermedia genome window below encodes:
- a CDS encoding glycine zipper 2TM domain-containing protein — protein MNKSMLAGVGIGIAAALGIAAVASMNVFSGAPQYAQVIAATPIKETVKTPRQECRNVTVTHRKPVQDENQIAGSVLGAVAGGVLGHQVGGGRGKDIATVAGALAGGYAGNRVQSNMQEGDTYTTTQQRCQTVYDKSQKMLGYDVTYKIGDQQGKIRMDRDPGTQIPIDKNGQLILNDRA, from the coding sequence GTGAACAAATCAATGTTAGCAGGCGTGGGTATCGGTATTGCGGCCGCTCTGGGAATTGCCGCAGTTGCGAGTATGAATGTTTTCTCTGGCGCACCGCAATATGCACAAGTTATTGCGGCGACACCGATTAAAGAAACGGTCAAAACGCCTCGGCAGGAATGTCGTAATGTCACTGTTACGCACCGTAAACCCGTACAAGACGAGAATCAGATTGCTGGCTCAGTGTTGGGTGCGGTTGCTGGTGGGGTTCTGGGACATCAGGTAGGGGGCGGGCGAGGGAAGGATATCGCTACTGTTGCCGGTGCGTTGGCTGGCGGATATGCCGGTAACCGCGTGCAAAGTAATATGCAGGAAGGTGATACCTATACCACCACTCAACAGCGTTGCCAGACTGTCTATGACAAGTCACAGAAAATGCTGGGATATGACGTAACCTACAAAATTGGTGATCAGCAAGGAAAAATTCGTATGGATCGTGATCCAGGTACGCAGATCCCGATCGATAAAAATGGTCAACTGATACTGAACGACCGAGCATAA
- the mfd gene encoding transcription-repair coupling factor: MSQQYRYSLPQRPGDTRQLGQLTGSACAVECAEIIERHDGPVMLITPDMQTALRLRDEVQQFSLRPVSTLSDWETLPYDSFSPHQDIISARLSCLYHLPAMERGVIILPINTLMQRVCPHEFLHGHALVMKKGQHLSRDKLRAQLEQAGYRSVDQVMEHGEFATRGALLDLYPMGSEEPYRIDFFDDDIDSLRVFDVDSQRTLSEVEQINLLPAHEFPIDKTAIELFRSQWREQFEVRRDAEHIYQQVSKGIWPAGIEYWQPLFFSQPLPSLFSYLPGNTLLVNTGDLEGSAERFWLDVNQRFESRRVDPMRPLLAPDTLWLRVDSLFNELKKWPRLQFKTDALPTKAANTNLHYQPLPDVSVQAQQKVPLDNLRRFIETFSGSIVFSVESEGRRETLQDLLARIKISPSLITALSQVAAPGHYLMIGASERGFLDTDKQLALICESDLLGERVSRRRQDNRRTINTDTLIRNLAELRPGQPVVHLEHGVGRYLGLTTLEAGGIKAEYLILTYAGEDKLYVPVSSLHLISRYSGGADENAPLHKLGGEAWGRARQKAAEKVRDVAAELLDIYAQRAAKSGFKFKHDREQYQLFCQSFPFETTPDQEQAINAVLSDMCRPLAMDRLVCGDVGFGKTEVAMRAAFLAVANNKQVAVLVPTTLLAQQHFDNFRDRFATWPVRIEMMSRFRSAKEQQVILEQAAEGKVDIIIGTHKLLQSDLRWQDLGLLIVDEEHRFGVRHKERIKAMRADVDILTLTATPIPRTLNMAMSGMRDLSIIATPPARRLAVKTFVREYDSLVIREAILREILRGGQVYYLYNDVENIEKATQRLAELVPEARIAIGHGQMRERDLERVMNDFHHQRFNVLVCTTIIETGIDIPSANTIIIERADHFGLAQLHQLRGRVGRSHHQAYAYLLTPNPKAMTTDAKKRLEAIASLEDLGAGFALATHDLEIRGAGELLGEDQSGQMTTIGFSLYMELLESAVDALKEGREPSLEDLTSNQTEIELRMPVLLPEDFIPDVNVRLSFYKRIASARNETELDELKVELIDRFGKLPDPARYLLNTAELRQQAQKLGIKRIEGNERGGFIEFSDKNKVDPVYLIGLLQRQPQIYRLEGPTKLKFMQDLTDRSQRLKFISELLAAFAQHRVG; encoded by the coding sequence ATGTCCCAACAATATCGTTATTCATTGCCGCAGCGGCCTGGTGATACCCGTCAGTTAGGCCAGTTGACCGGCTCAGCCTGCGCGGTGGAATGTGCAGAAATCATTGAGCGCCATGATGGCCCGGTAATGTTAATTACCCCTGACATGCAAACGGCGCTGCGCCTGCGTGATGAGGTGCAACAATTCTCACTCCGCCCGGTAAGTACGCTATCCGATTGGGAAACGCTGCCTTACGACAGTTTCTCACCGCATCAGGATATTATTTCAGCGCGCCTTTCATGTTTGTATCATCTGCCCGCGATGGAGCGCGGTGTTATTATTCTCCCGATTAATACCCTGATGCAGCGCGTATGCCCACATGAATTCCTGCACGGCCATGCGCTGGTGATGAAAAAAGGCCAGCATCTATCGCGCGATAAGCTGCGGGCGCAACTTGAGCAAGCAGGATACCGCAGTGTTGATCAGGTAATGGAACATGGTGAGTTTGCAACCCGTGGTGCATTGCTCGATTTGTATCCTATGGGTAGCGAAGAGCCGTATCGAATTGATTTCTTTGATGATGACATTGACAGTCTGCGTGTGTTTGATGTTGATTCGCAGCGCACGCTGTCCGAAGTTGAGCAGATAAACCTCCTGCCAGCCCATGAATTTCCGATAGACAAAACCGCAATCGAGTTATTCCGCAGCCAATGGCGTGAACAATTTGAAGTTCGCCGCGACGCTGAACACATCTATCAGCAAGTCAGTAAAGGCATCTGGCCTGCCGGTATCGAATATTGGCAACCGTTGTTCTTTAGCCAGCCGTTGCCCTCACTGTTCAGCTATTTACCTGGAAATACCTTATTGGTGAATACCGGTGACCTGGAGGGTTCCGCCGAGCGTTTCTGGTTAGATGTGAACCAGCGCTTTGAAAGCCGCCGTGTTGACCCAATGCGCCCATTGCTGGCACCCGATACGCTCTGGTTACGGGTTGATTCGCTGTTCAATGAACTGAAAAAATGGCCTCGGCTCCAGTTCAAGACGGATGCACTGCCCACTAAAGCCGCTAATACCAATTTGCACTATCAGCCACTGCCTGATGTGTCCGTGCAAGCACAGCAAAAAGTGCCATTGGATAACCTGCGCCGCTTTATCGAAACATTCAGTGGTAGCATCGTGTTTTCAGTCGAAAGCGAAGGCCGGCGAGAAACGCTGCAAGACCTGCTGGCACGGATAAAAATCAGCCCGAGCCTGATAACAGCGTTATCACAAGTGGCGGCTCCCGGCCATTATCTGATGATCGGTGCCAGCGAACGCGGCTTCCTCGATACCGATAAACAGTTAGCGCTGATTTGTGAAAGTGACTTACTTGGCGAGCGCGTCAGCCGCCGTCGGCAGGATAATCGGCGCACCATCAATACCGATACCCTCATTCGCAATCTGGCCGAGCTGCGCCCCGGTCAGCCAGTCGTTCATCTGGAGCATGGTGTGGGCCGCTATCTGGGGTTAACCACACTCGAAGCTGGCGGCATCAAAGCTGAATACCTGATACTGACCTACGCCGGTGAAGATAAGTTGTATGTGCCAGTCTCATCTTTGCATCTGATCAGCCGTTATTCCGGCGGTGCTGATGAAAATGCGCCACTGCATAAACTGGGCGGAGAAGCCTGGGGTCGGGCGCGACAAAAAGCAGCCGAGAAAGTGCGAGATGTGGCCGCTGAACTGCTGGATATCTATGCCCAGCGCGCCGCCAAGTCTGGCTTTAAATTCAAACATGACCGCGAGCAATACCAGTTATTCTGCCAAAGCTTCCCGTTTGAAACCACGCCAGATCAGGAACAGGCTATTAACGCGGTTCTCAGCGATATGTGTCGGCCGCTGGCGATGGATCGCCTGGTATGTGGTGATGTTGGCTTCGGTAAAACCGAAGTGGCAATGCGTGCGGCATTCCTTGCGGTTGCCAATAATAAGCAAGTAGCCGTATTGGTTCCCACCACGCTACTTGCCCAACAGCATTTCGATAACTTCCGGGATCGCTTTGCCACCTGGCCGGTAAGGATAGAAATGATGTCCCGCTTCCGCAGTGCCAAAGAGCAGCAAGTGATTCTGGAGCAAGCCGCTGAAGGTAAAGTCGATATCATTATCGGCACCCATAAGTTGCTGCAAAGTGACCTGCGCTGGCAAGATCTCGGCCTGCTGATTGTCGATGAGGAACATCGCTTCGGTGTTCGTCATAAGGAGCGGATCAAAGCGATGCGTGCCGATGTGGATATTCTGACCCTGACAGCCACGCCGATCCCACGCACGTTGAATATGGCGATGAGCGGCATGCGCGACTTGTCGATTATTGCTACCCCACCGGCGCGTCGCCTGGCGGTGAAAACCTTTGTGCGGGAGTACGATAGCCTGGTCATTCGTGAAGCCATTCTGCGTGAGATTCTGCGCGGTGGGCAGGTTTATTACCTGTATAACGACGTGGAAAACATTGAGAAAGCCACACAACGTCTGGCAGAGCTGGTTCCTGAGGCGCGCATTGCTATCGGTCACGGCCAGATGCGTGAACGGGATCTGGAGCGGGTGATGAATGATTTCCATCATCAGCGCTTCAACGTTTTGGTCTGTACCACCATTATCGAAACAGGTATTGATATTCCTAGCGCCAATACCATTATCATTGAGCGCGCGGATCACTTTGGCCTGGCACAGTTACACCAATTGCGCGGTCGGGTTGGGCGTTCACATCATCAAGCTTATGCTTACCTGCTGACGCCAAATCCAAAAGCGATGACCACAGATGCTAAAAAGCGGCTGGAAGCGATTGCCTCACTGGAAGATCTCGGTGCTGGCTTTGCGCTGGCAACCCATGATCTGGAAATTCGCGGCGCGGGTGAACTGTTAGGTGAAGACCAAAGCGGCCAGATGACCACCATTGGCTTCTCGCTCTATATGGAGCTGCTGGAAAGCGCGGTTGATGCCCTGAAAGAAGGCAGAGAGCCATCACTGGAAGATTTGACCAGCAACCAAACTGAAATTGAATTGCGTATGCCAGTGCTGTTGCCGGAAGATTTCATTCCAGATGTCAATGTTCGGCTTTCATTCTATAAGCGTATCGCCAGTGCCCGTAATGAGACGGAACTTGATGAGTTAAAAGTGGAGTTAATCGATCGTTTTGGCAAGTTGCCCGATCCGGCGCGCTACCTGTTAAATACAGCAGAGTTACGCCAGCAGGCACAGAAATTGGGTATCAAGCGAATTGAAGGCAATGAGCGCGGTGGTTTTATTGAGTTTAGCGATAAGAACAAAGTCGATCCTGTCTATCTGATTGGGCTACTACAGCGCCAGCCGCAGATATACCGCCTGGAAGGGCCAACCAAGCTGAAGTTTATGCAGGATTTAACTGACCGCTCGCAACGGTTGAAATTTATCAGTGAGCTGTTGGCCGCCTTTGCGCAGCATCGGGTAGGCTAA
- the lolC gene encoding lipoprotein-releasing ABC transporter permease subunit LolC, whose protein sequence is MYQPVALFIGLRYMRGRASDRFGRFVSWLSTIGITLGVMALITVLSVMNGFERDLQNNILGLMPQALITTPQGSLDPNKIPASALKSLAGVTDIVPLTTADVVLQSARNLAAGVMLGVDPERHEPLADYLVNVHLKDLQPGSYNTILGEKLAGQLGVKRGETLRLMVPSASQFTPMGRIPSQRLFNIIGTFAADSEVDGYQMLVNQQDASRLMRYPAGNITGWRLFLSQPLSVDSLSQQALPEGTVWKDWRERKGELFQAVRMEKNMMGLLLSLIIAVAAFNIITSLGLLVMEKQGEVAILQTQGLSRRQIMLVFMVQGATAGVIGALLGAGLGILLASQLNTIIPILGLLIDGATLPVEINPVQVTVIALLAMAIALLSTLYPSWRAAAAQPAEALRYE, encoded by the coding sequence ATGTATCAACCTGTCGCACTATTTATTGGCCTGCGTTATATGCGCGGGCGTGCATCTGATCGCTTTGGTCGGTTCGTCTCATGGCTCTCTACCATTGGCATCACGCTCGGCGTGATGGCGCTGATCACGGTACTGTCGGTGATGAATGGTTTTGAGCGTGATTTGCAGAATAATATTTTGGGGCTGATGCCGCAGGCGCTGATTACCACGCCACAAGGTTCTCTTGACCCGAATAAAATCCCCGCCTCAGCACTTAAATCGCTGGCTGGGGTTACCGATATTGTGCCGCTAACCACTGCGGATGTGGTATTGCAGAGTGCCCGTAATCTGGCGGCTGGTGTGATGCTGGGTGTTGATCCCGAGCGTCATGAACCACTGGCTGATTATTTGGTCAACGTGCACCTGAAAGATTTACAGCCGGGGAGTTACAATACTATCTTGGGCGAAAAACTGGCGGGCCAGTTAGGCGTTAAACGTGGTGAAACATTGCGTTTGATGGTCCCTAGCGCCAGTCAGTTCACACCAATGGGGCGTATTCCTAGCCAGCGGCTGTTTAATATCATTGGAACATTTGCCGCAGACAGTGAGGTTGATGGCTATCAAATGCTGGTTAATCAGCAGGATGCATCACGTCTGATGCGTTATCCGGCTGGCAATATTACCGGCTGGCGTCTATTCCTTTCACAACCTTTGTCCGTTGATAGCCTGAGCCAACAGGCGTTGCCTGAAGGCACGGTATGGAAAGATTGGCGGGAGCGTAAAGGCGAGTTGTTCCAGGCGGTGCGTATGGAAAAAAACATGATGGGGCTGCTACTTAGCCTGATTATTGCCGTCGCAGCCTTTAATATCATTACCTCGCTGGGCCTGTTAGTGATGGAGAAACAGGGTGAAGTGGCGATTTTGCAAACTCAAGGCCTGAGCCGCCGCCAAATCATGCTGGTCTTTATGGTGCAGGGGGCTACTGCCGGGGTAATTGGCGCATTGCTGGGGGCCGGGCTGGGTATTTTACTCGCCAGCCAATTAAACACTATCATCCCAATTCTCGGTTTATTGATCGATGGTGCCACCTTGCCAGTGGAGATTAACCCTGTACAGGTCACCGTGATTGCTCTGTTGGCGATGGCGATTGCTTTGTTGTCCACGCTTTATCCTTCCTGGCGCGCTGCCGCCGCACAACCTGCCGAGGCTTTACGCTATGAGTAA
- the lolD gene encoding lipoprotein-releasing ABC transporter ATP-binding protein LolD, translated as MSNHPLLQCLDLCKRYQEGQLHTDVLRNVSFTIESGELMAIVGSSGSGKSTLLHLLGGLDSPTSGEVIYQGRSLNQLSSSAKAELRNRELGFIYQFHHLLPDFTALENVAMPLLIGGAKPAEAQDKARAMLTAVGLEKRSKHRPSELSGGERQRVAIARSLVNNPSLVLADEPTGNLDQRNADSIFNLLGELNVRQGTAFLVVTHDLQLAKRMSRQLEMRDGQLQQHLTLVGAE; from the coding sequence ATGAGTAACCATCCATTATTACAGTGTTTAGATCTGTGCAAGCGCTATCAGGAAGGGCAACTGCATACTGACGTATTGCGTAACGTGTCGTTCACTATCGAGTCTGGTGAACTGATGGCGATTGTCGGTAGCTCCGGTTCAGGTAAAAGTACCTTATTGCATCTGTTAGGGGGACTGGATTCCCCAACATCCGGTGAGGTCATTTATCAAGGCCGCTCACTGAATCAGCTCTCATCCAGCGCAAAAGCGGAATTACGTAACCGTGAGTTAGGTTTTATCTATCAGTTCCACCATTTACTGCCTGATTTTACCGCACTGGAAAATGTCGCAATGCCACTGTTAATCGGTGGGGCCAAACCCGCAGAGGCGCAGGATAAAGCCCGGGCGATGTTGACGGCCGTAGGGTTGGAAAAACGGAGCAAGCATCGGCCATCGGAGTTGTCTGGCGGTGAGCGTCAGCGGGTGGCGATTGCCCGTTCGCTGGTGAATAACCCGTCACTGGTTTTGGCGGATGAACCGACCGGTAACCTGGACCAACGTAATGCTGACAGCATCTTTAATCTGTTAGGTGAATTGAATGTCCGCCAGGGGACGGCATTTTTAGTGGTAACCCACGATTTGCAGTTAGCAAAACGTATGAGTCGCCAGTTGGAAATGCGCGACGGCCAGCTACAGCAACACTTGACACTGGTGGGGGCTGAGTAA